The sequence below is a genomic window from Flavobacterium sediminilitoris.
TGAATATGCTTTCATATTGGATGTTCTTCGTTTCTTCTGTAATTATGGTTGCTTCTTTATTTATTGAATCAGGACCAGCATCTGCTGGATGGACTATATATCCTCCTTTAAGTGCATTGCCTCAGGCAATTGGTGGTTCAGGATTGGGAATGACTTTATGGTTAGTATCTATGGCTATATTTATTGCATCTTCATTAATGGGATCTTTAAATTATGTAGTTACGGTTATAAACATGAGAACAAAAGGTATGACAATGACAAGATTACCACTTACGGTATGGGCGTTTTTTGTTACTGCAATAATTGGTATTGTTTCTTTCCCAGTATTGTTCTCAGCGGCATTATTATTGATTTTTGATAGAAGTTTTGGAACATCATTCTTCTTATCTGATATATTTATTCAAGGGGAAGTTTTACATTATCAAGGTGGTTCACCAGTATTGTTTGAGCACTTATTCTGGTTCTTAGGGCACCCTGAAGTATATATTGTATTATTACCTGCATTAGGTATTACTTCTGAAATTATAGCTACAAACTCAAGAAAACCAATTTTTGGTTATAGAGCTATGATTGCCTCAATATTAGCAATTGCTTTCTTATCAACTATTGTTTGGGGGCACCATATGTTCGTATCTGGAATGAATCCATTTTTAGGATCGGTGTTTACTTTTACAACGTTATTAATTGCAATTCCTTCAGCAGTAAAAGCTTTTAATTATATTACAACATTATGGAAAGGAAACTTGCAGTTGAACCCAGCAATGCTATTTTCAATTGGTTTAGTTTCAACATTTATTACCGGAGGTTTAACAGGAATTATTTTAGGAGATAGTACTTTAGATATTAATGTTCATGATACTTACTTTGTTGTTGCTCACTTCCACTTAGTAATGGGTATATCTGCACTATACGGATTCTTTGCAGGAGTTTATCATTGGTTCCCAAAAATGTTTGGAAAAATGATGAATAAAAACTTAGGATATGTTCACTTTTGGGTTACAGCGGTTTGTGCTTACGGAGTTTTCTTCCCAATGCACTTTATAGGAATGGCTGGTTTACCAAGACGTTATTATACAAATTCAGCATTTCCATTATTCGATGAGTTAGCAGATGTTAACGTGTTAATCACAATGTTTGCAATTGTAGGAGCAGCTTTTCAAATTGTTTTCTTTTGGAACTTCTTTTATAGTATGTTCTATGGTAAAAAAGCACCAAAAAATCCTTGGAGATCTAATACTCTTGAATGGACAACACCAGTTGAACATATTCATGGAAACTGGCCAGGTGAAATACCAGAAGTACACCGTTGGGCTTATGATTACAGTAAGCCAGGTCATGATGATGATTTTGTACCTCAAGTAGTTCCAATGAAAGAAGGTGAAGAAGAATTACATCATTAAGATTTTAAAATATACATTT
It includes:
- a CDS encoding cytochrome c oxidase subunit I, with protein sequence MSAHEHGHHKETFITKYIFSLDHKMIAKQYLITGLLMGIIGVLLSIFFRMQIAWPEESFGIFKFFLGENFAPGGVMKNDIYLALVTIHGTIMVFFVLTAGLSGTFSNLLIPLQIGARDMASGFMNMLSYWMFFVSSVIMVASLFIESGPASAGWTIYPPLSALPQAIGGSGLGMTLWLVSMAIFIASSLMGSLNYVVTVINMRTKGMTMTRLPLTVWAFFVTAIIGIVSFPVLFSAALLLIFDRSFGTSFFLSDIFIQGEVLHYQGGSPVLFEHLFWFLGHPEVYIVLLPALGITSEIIATNSRKPIFGYRAMIASILAIAFLSTIVWGHHMFVSGMNPFLGSVFTFTTLLIAIPSAVKAFNYITTLWKGNLQLNPAMLFSIGLVSTFITGGLTGIILGDSTLDINVHDTYFVVAHFHLVMGISALYGFFAGVYHWFPKMFGKMMNKNLGYVHFWVTAVCAYGVFFPMHFIGMAGLPRRYYTNSAFPLFDELADVNVLITMFAIVGAAFQIVFFWNFFYSMFYGKKAPKNPWRSNTLEWTTPVEHIHGNWPGEIPEVHRWAYDYSKPGHDDDFVPQVVPMKEGEEELHH